One region of Carbonactinospora thermoautotrophica genomic DNA includes:
- a CDS encoding MarR family winged helix-turn-helix transcriptional regulator, which translates to MRDESEQSRDLAVRFQPRLRELVLLLRRASAGQPITAQQYGLLGSLEAGPRRMTELAEEQGVQLPTMTVQVNRLEKAGLVARSRDPHDARVVAVELTPAGRRQLEATRQARIDFLARRFATLTPEERAAIEAALPALDRLTAGTPDRT; encoded by the coding sequence ATGCGGGATGAGAGCGAGCAGAGCCGCGACCTGGCAGTCCGGTTCCAGCCCCGGCTGCGGGAACTGGTCTTGCTGCTGCGGCGGGCCAGCGCGGGGCAGCCCATCACCGCCCAGCAGTACGGCCTGCTCGGCTCGCTGGAGGCCGGGCCACGGCGCATGACCGAGCTGGCCGAGGAGCAGGGCGTGCAGCTTCCCACCATGACGGTGCAGGTCAACCGGTTGGAGAAGGCCGGGCTGGTGGCCCGTTCGCGGGACCCGCACGACGCCCGGGTGGTCGCCGTGGAGCTGACTCCCGCCGGCCGCCGGCAGCTGGAGGCCACCCGGCAGGCGCGCATCGACTTCCTGGCCCGGCGGTTCGCCACGCTCACCCCGGAGGAGCGGGCCGCGATCGAGGCCGCCCTGCCCGCCCTGGACCGGCTCACCGCAGGCACGCCGGACCGGACCTGA
- a CDS encoding MFS transporter: MRSPHATAPAENLPATPVNRLRQPLAVWATAFASVVAFMGIGLVDPILPAIATGLRATPSQVSLLFTSYFLITAVAMLGTGFVSSRIGGKWTLLTGLALVVVFAALSGLSGSVAELVGFRAGWGLGNAMFVATALAVIVSTARGGSNAAIMLYEAALGLGISVGPLVGAALGGLHWRYPFFGTSVLMAIGFVLVAILLRENPKPARKITLAEPLRALRHGGLATTVGTAFLYNYAFFTVLAFTPFVLHMDAHGIGLVFFGWGVAVAVSSVLLAPLLQRRHGTVTVMYGTLAAFTVLLLGLAAAPGRATLVALVVLCGLAIGVSNTVFTEAAMEVTDLPRPVASAGYNLVRWIGAALAPYVSGLLAEHLDPRAPFLVAAVCALLAVALLRLNRGHLHRVQPIPGRDAEELVLDR, translated from the coding sequence ATGCGCTCACCCCACGCCACCGCGCCCGCCGAGAACCTCCCGGCCACTCCGGTGAACCGGCTGCGCCAGCCGCTCGCCGTGTGGGCCACCGCGTTCGCCAGCGTCGTCGCCTTCATGGGCATCGGCCTGGTCGACCCGATCCTGCCCGCGATCGCCACCGGGCTGCGCGCCACCCCGAGCCAGGTGTCGCTGCTGTTCACCAGCTACTTCCTGATCACAGCGGTCGCCATGCTGGGGACCGGCTTCGTGTCCAGCCGCATCGGCGGCAAGTGGACGCTGCTCACCGGCCTCGCCCTGGTGGTCGTGTTCGCGGCGCTGTCCGGGCTGTCCGGCAGCGTGGCCGAGCTGGTCGGATTCCGCGCCGGGTGGGGACTGGGCAACGCGATGTTCGTCGCCACCGCGCTCGCCGTGATCGTCAGCACGGCCCGCGGCGGGTCGAACGCGGCGATCATGCTGTACGAGGCCGCGCTCGGCCTGGGCATCTCGGTCGGCCCGCTGGTCGGCGCGGCGCTGGGCGGCCTCCACTGGCGGTACCCGTTCTTCGGCACCTCGGTCCTGATGGCGATCGGCTTCGTCCTGGTGGCCATCTTGCTCCGGGAGAACCCCAAGCCGGCCAGGAAGATCACCCTTGCCGAACCGCTGCGCGCCCTGCGGCACGGCGGGCTCGCCACCACCGTCGGCACCGCGTTCCTGTACAACTACGCGTTCTTCACCGTGCTGGCCTTCACCCCGTTCGTACTGCACATGGACGCGCACGGCATCGGGCTCGTCTTCTTCGGCTGGGGTGTCGCCGTCGCAGTCAGCTCGGTGCTCCTCGCCCCGCTGCTCCAGCGCCGGCACGGCACGGTGACCGTGATGTACGGCACGCTCGCCGCCTTCACGGTCCTGCTGCTCGGCCTGGCCGCCGCCCCCGGCCGCGCCACACTGGTCGCGCTGGTCGTGCTGTGCGGCCTGGCGATCGGCGTCAGCAACACCGTGTTCACGGAGGCTGCCATGGAGGTGACCGATCTGCCGCGCCCGGTCGCGTCCGCCGGGTACAACCTGGTTCGCTGGATCGGCGCCGCCCTCGCCCCGTACGTGTCCGGCCTGCTGGCCGAACACCTCGACCCACGCGCACCGTTCCTGGTCGCCGCCGTCTGCGCTCTGCTCGCCGTCGCGTTGCTCCGCCTCAACCGTGGCCACCTGCACCGCGTCCAGCCCATCCCCGGACGGGACGCCGAAGAGTTGGTGCTGGACCGTTGA
- a CDS encoding STAS domain-containing protein, translating to MSVHGELDLSTAPQLRLLLCETIALARRDGPPTVVVDLADVPFADISGLDAVAGVVPAVRACGGRLRVARATPQIRRLLDLVPMPALLPLYDEVEQALEVV from the coding sequence GTGAGCGTGCACGGCGAACTGGATCTCAGCACGGCGCCGCAACTGCGGCTGCTGCTGTGCGAGACCATCGCCCTCGCTCGGCGCGACGGCCCGCCGACCGTGGTCGTCGACCTGGCTGACGTGCCGTTCGCCGACATCTCCGGCCTGGATGCGGTTGCCGGTGTCGTGCCCGCCGTCCGCGCCTGCGGCGGCCGACTGCGCGTCGCCCGCGCCACCCCGCAGATCCGCCGGCTGCTCGACCTGGTTCCCATGCCGGCGCTGCTGCCCCTGTACGACGAGGTGGAGCAGGCGCTGGAGGTGGTGTAG
- a CDS encoding baeRF2 domain-containing protein: MKLSFLEPLYKHPGPYASVYLDTTRNVEYAHKAIALRWRAIREQLAEQGADAQTLDAIENLIGSDRDLGGPHGQAIFAAGGEVVYLEEIPAPPRRQIGRWAPLPHTMPLVAQRGERIPHLLVTVDRVGADIRAWTVDEIQEERHVDGADFPIRKVQPGGWSQPRYQRRAENTWEHNAAGVAEEVERVAARIGAAVIVVAGDVRARALLHEHLQKPWRERVVELDTHGRAAGIDADSLIEEHHQVVTRKVAEQRAQLLDEFRRERGHHHRAVEGLGATAGALMMSQVDVLLLNDHPESNLELWVGPEPTQLALFEEDLRNNGVETPVRDRADAALIRALVATNARLVIVPREELELIDGVGAVLRFGGA; this comes from the coding sequence GTGAAGCTCTCCTTCCTCGAACCCCTCTACAAGCACCCGGGCCCTTACGCCTCCGTGTACCTCGACACCACCCGCAACGTGGAGTACGCGCACAAGGCGATCGCGCTGCGGTGGCGAGCCATCCGGGAGCAGCTTGCCGAGCAGGGTGCGGACGCCCAGACCCTGGACGCGATCGAGAACCTGATCGGCTCGGACCGGGATCTGGGTGGGCCGCATGGCCAGGCGATCTTCGCCGCTGGTGGTGAGGTCGTGTACCTGGAGGAGATTCCGGCTCCGCCGCGGCGGCAGATCGGCCGATGGGCGCCCCTCCCGCACACGATGCCGCTGGTGGCGCAGCGCGGCGAGCGAATTCCCCACCTGCTGGTGACCGTCGATCGGGTCGGCGCGGACATCCGGGCGTGGACCGTGGACGAGATCCAGGAGGAGCGTCATGTCGACGGCGCAGACTTCCCGATCCGCAAGGTCCAGCCCGGCGGCTGGTCCCAGCCCCGCTACCAGCGGCGCGCCGAGAACACCTGGGAACACAACGCGGCCGGTGTCGCCGAGGAGGTGGAACGGGTCGCCGCCCGCATCGGCGCGGCGGTGATCGTGGTGGCCGGGGACGTCCGTGCCCGGGCGCTGCTGCACGAGCACCTGCAGAAGCCGTGGCGGGAGCGGGTGGTCGAGCTGGACACCCACGGCCGGGCGGCCGGGATCGACGCCGACTCCCTGATCGAGGAACACCACCAGGTCGTGACGCGCAAGGTGGCCGAACAGCGGGCCCAGTTGCTGGACGAGTTCCGCCGCGAGCGCGGGCACCACCACCGGGCCGTCGAGGGGCTCGGCGCGACCGCGGGCGCCCTGATGATGTCCCAGGTCGACGTCCTGCTGCTCAACGACCACCCGGAGTCGAATCTGGAGCTGTGGGTCGGCCCGGAGCCCACGCAACTCGCCCTGTTCGAGGAGGACCTGCGCAACAACGGCGTGGAGACGCCGGTACGGGACCGGGCGGACGCCGCCCTGATCCGCGCGCTGGTCGCCACCAACGCCCGGCTCGTCATCGTGCCACGGGAGGAACTGGAACTGATCGACGGAGTCGGCGCCGTGCTCCGGTTCGGCGGCGCATGA
- a CDS encoding DUF2795 domain-containing protein, whose amino-acid sequence MERGSDKHGPHLDDAMKHEVEGAMRAERSTHVEDWKEPEPSGEDQPDVEAEPHGPLMGGTPAGMTAEDVQFRSELARYLGKDIYPADRDRLIEVMRSHQAPDRLIAMVERLPAGNEYSSLQEVTAALGHGVEGKRF is encoded by the coding sequence ATGGAGCGTGGCAGCGACAAGCACGGCCCGCACCTGGACGACGCCATGAAGCACGAGGTCGAAGGGGCGATGCGGGCTGAGCGCAGCACTCACGTCGAGGACTGGAAGGAGCCCGAGCCCTCGGGCGAGGACCAGCCCGACGTGGAAGCCGAGCCGCACGGCCCGCTGATGGGCGGCACCCCGGCCGGCATGACCGCGGAGGACGTGCAGTTCCGGTCCGAACTCGCCCGCTACCTCGGCAAGGACATCTACCCGGCCGACCGGGACCGGCTGATCGAGGTAATGCGCAGCCACCAGGCACCCGATCGGCTCATCGCGATGGTGGAGCGGCTGCCGGCTGGGAATGAGTACTCCAGCCTGCAGGAGGTCACCGCGGCCCTTGGCCACGGAGTGGAAGGCAAGCGGTTCTGA
- a CDS encoding SRPBCC family protein, giving the protein MALTVRWLPVPPEAVFDVLSDGWLYASWVVGASQVRAVSPTWPKPGSKIHHSVGAWPLLINDRTEVVEADPPRRLVLRAHAWPAGAAIVELRFDRDGTGTLVSMREYPVAGPARLLGRLLGPILHIRNVESLKRLGYIAEGRIQRPQRA; this is encoded by the coding sequence ATGGCACTGACGGTGCGTTGGCTTCCGGTCCCACCCGAGGCGGTGTTCGACGTGCTGTCCGACGGTTGGTTGTACGCCTCCTGGGTGGTGGGTGCCTCCCAGGTCCGGGCCGTCTCGCCGACCTGGCCGAAGCCTGGGTCGAAGATCCACCACTCAGTCGGCGCGTGGCCCCTGCTGATCAACGACCGCACCGAGGTGGTCGAGGCGGACCCACCCCGGCGTCTGGTGCTGCGCGCCCACGCCTGGCCCGCCGGGGCGGCGATCGTCGAACTGCGATTCGACCGTGATGGAACCGGGACGCTGGTCAGCATGCGTGAGTACCCGGTCGCCGGCCCGGCCCGGCTGCTCGGGCGGCTCCTCGGCCCTATCCTTCACATCCGCAACGTCGAGTCGCTCAAACGCCTCGGCTATATCGCTGAGGGGCGCATCCAGCGTCCGCAGCGGGCCTGA
- a CDS encoding carbohydrate kinase family protein has protein sequence MMTVVGESLVDLVGEAGSEVYRARPGGSPANVAVGLARLGVEVTFVTELGADPPGTLLRRHLEGAGVRLTGCLDRPSSGLAVASLDEAGVAHYTFAISWRLAGVRLDELPEVLHVGSFAATLEPGAANVAELVEQARPHATISYDPNIRPALIGSRAQQRPRVERLVARADVVKASVDDLAWLYPGEPYDQVAARWLESGPALVVVTLGERGVHARSRRSVLDLPALPVRVVDTVGAGDAFMSGLLAALREAGLLGRNRRAALAEADPEPALRTALLAAALTCERPGADPPTRAELAAARDRLPVTGTRETRLGD, from the coding sequence ATGATGACGGTTGTCGGCGAGTCCCTGGTCGATCTCGTCGGGGAGGCCGGGAGCGAGGTGTACCGGGCCAGGCCCGGTGGGAGCCCGGCCAACGTGGCGGTGGGGCTGGCCCGCCTGGGGGTGGAGGTCACGTTCGTCACCGAGCTGGGCGCGGACCCGCCGGGGACGCTGCTGCGCCGGCACCTGGAGGGGGCCGGGGTGCGACTCACCGGGTGTTTGGATCGACCGAGCAGCGGGCTGGCCGTGGCGTCGCTGGACGAGGCCGGGGTGGCGCACTACACGTTCGCGATCTCCTGGCGGCTGGCCGGCGTACGGCTCGACGAGCTGCCGGAGGTGCTGCACGTCGGGTCGTTCGCGGCCACGCTGGAGCCGGGCGCGGCGAACGTGGCGGAGCTGGTCGAGCAGGCCAGGCCGCATGCCACCATCTCGTACGACCCCAACATCCGGCCGGCCCTGATCGGGAGCCGCGCGCAGCAGCGGCCCCGGGTGGAGCGGCTGGTGGCGCGGGCGGACGTCGTCAAGGCGAGCGTGGACGACCTGGCCTGGCTGTACCCGGGCGAGCCGTACGACCAGGTGGCCGCGCGCTGGCTGGAGAGCGGGCCGGCGCTGGTGGTGGTGACGCTTGGGGAACGCGGCGTACACGCTCGCAGCCGGCGCTCCGTGCTGGACCTGCCCGCGCTGCCGGTGCGCGTGGTGGACACGGTGGGAGCGGGCGACGCCTTCATGAGCGGGCTGCTCGCGGCTCTCCGTGAGGCGGGCCTGCTCGGCCGGAACCGGCGGGCCGCGCTGGCGGAGGCGGATCCTGAGCCAGCGTTGCGCACCGCGCTGCTGGCCGCGGCGCTCACCTGCGAGCGGCCCGGTGCCGACCCGCCGACGCGCGCGGAGCTGGCGGCGGCGCGGGACCGCCTGCCTGTGACGGGGACGAGGGAAACCCGACTCGGAGACTGA
- a CDS encoding FGGY-family carbohydrate kinase — protein sequence MADPGSAEDVWLGIDLGTQSVRVLAVTADGRLAGRGTHPLTSERRPGEHGDRHEQDPAEWWAALCAAARQALRDVPAGSVRAAAVCGTSGTVLLTDAAGEPLTAALMYDDSRARAEAARAQEAGEAMWARLGHRIQPSWALAKVLWLAAAHPDLLPGSRLAHQPDFVVSRLAGHPVATDSSHALKTGYDLLADRWPYEVYDRLGLPPELFPPVVRPGTLLGRVSPAAGEATGIPAGTPLIAGMTDGCAAQLASGALGVGSWNSVLGTTLVLKGVTPEPVRDPAGVVYSHRSPDGTWLPGGASSVGAGALSAAFPGVDLASWDALAAAREPAGVITYPLVSRGERFPFTAPQAEAFTIGSPADDVDRYAALLQGVAFAERLCFAYLRQLGAPVDGELSFTGGGTRSAYWCQLRADVLGRPARIPEHADPALGMAVLAAYGAQDDTGAGGRGTLAEVARRMVRIRAVVEPRPGAHLRFAEPYARLIDELERRGWLPAPVAAAARAEDTRGA from the coding sequence GTGGCAGACCCGGGCAGCGCCGAGGACGTGTGGCTCGGCATCGACCTCGGCACCCAGAGCGTACGCGTCCTCGCGGTCACCGCCGACGGCCGCCTCGCCGGCCGTGGCACCCACCCGCTGACCAGCGAGCGCCGGCCGGGTGAGCACGGCGACCGGCACGAGCAGGACCCGGCCGAGTGGTGGGCCGCCTTGTGCGCCGCCGCGCGGCAGGCGTTGCGTGACGTGCCGGCCGGTTCGGTGCGCGCCGCCGCCGTCTGCGGCACCTCCGGCACGGTGCTGCTCACCGACGCCGCCGGCGAACCGCTCACCGCAGCGCTCATGTACGACGACAGCCGCGCCCGCGCCGAGGCGGCACGCGCCCAGGAGGCCGGCGAAGCCATGTGGGCCCGGCTCGGCCACCGCATCCAGCCCTCCTGGGCGCTGGCCAAGGTGCTGTGGCTCGCGGCGGCGCACCCGGACCTGCTGCCCGGGTCCCGGCTCGCCCACCAGCCCGACTTCGTCGTCAGCCGGCTGGCCGGCCACCCGGTCGCCACCGACTCCAGCCACGCGCTCAAGACCGGGTACGACCTGCTGGCCGACCGCTGGCCGTACGAGGTGTACGACCGGCTGGGCCTCCCGCCCGAGCTGTTCCCGCCCGTGGTCCGGCCCGGCACGCTGCTCGGCCGGGTGTCCCCGGCCGCGGGGGAGGCCACCGGCATCCCGGCCGGCACCCCCCTGATCGCCGGCATGACCGACGGCTGTGCCGCCCAGCTCGCCTCGGGCGCGCTCGGCGTGGGCAGCTGGAACTCGGTGCTGGGGACCACCCTGGTGCTCAAGGGCGTCACGCCGGAGCCGGTGCGCGACCCGGCTGGAGTGGTCTACAGCCACCGGTCCCCAGACGGGACCTGGCTGCCCGGCGGCGCGTCGAGCGTGGGCGCGGGCGCCCTGTCCGCCGCCTTCCCAGGGGTCGACCTGGCGTCCTGGGACGCGCTCGCCGCAGCGCGGGAGCCGGCTGGGGTCATCACGTACCCGCTGGTCTCTCGGGGTGAGCGGTTTCCGTTCACCGCGCCGCAGGCCGAGGCGTTCACGATCGGCTCCCCAGCCGACGACGTCGACCGGTACGCGGCCCTGCTGCAGGGCGTGGCGTTCGCCGAACGACTCTGCTTCGCGTACCTTCGCCAGCTCGGCGCCCCCGTGGACGGTGAGCTGTCCTTCACCGGCGGCGGCACGCGCAGCGCCTACTGGTGCCAGTTGCGCGCCGACGTCCTCGGCCGCCCCGCCCGCATCCCCGAGCACGCCGACCCCGCCCTCGGCATGGCGGTCCTGGCCGCGTACGGCGCCCAGGACGACACCGGCGCGGGCGGCCGCGGCACGCTGGCCGAAGTCGCCCGGCGGATGGTCCGGATCCGCGCCGTGGTGGAACCGCGCCCCGGCGCGCACCTGCGGTTCGCCGAGCCGTACGCCCGCCTGATCGACGAGCTGGAACGGCGTGGTTGGCTGCCCGCTCCGGTGGCCGCCGCCGCACGCGCCGAGGACACGCGGGGTGCCTGA
- the purU gene encoding formyltetrahydrofolate deformylase, translating into MTEQSAPPEYVLTLSCPDRRGIVHAVSSFLLVTGCNILDSQQFGDRQSGLFFMRVHFAAEESGVTLDSLRAGFEAVGASFHMNWQMFDASAKSRVMILVSKFGHCLNDLLFRYRIGALPIEIPVIVSNHEDFRSLAESYGIPYCYLPVTKETKAEQEARIWELVEEHRIDLVVLARYMQILSDDLCKKLEGRAINIHHSFLPSFKGAKPYHQAHARGVKLIGATAHYVTADLDEGPIIEQEVARVDHSHSPDQLVAVGRDIECQVLARAVKWHVEHRVLLNGHRTVVFA; encoded by the coding sequence ATGACTGAGCAGTCTGCGCCCCCCGAATACGTCCTGACGCTGTCCTGCCCCGACCGCCGGGGCATCGTCCACGCGGTGTCGAGCTTCCTGCTCGTCACCGGGTGCAACATCCTGGACAGCCAGCAGTTCGGCGACCGGCAAAGCGGCCTGTTCTTCATGCGCGTGCACTTCGCGGCCGAGGAATCGGGCGTCACGCTCGACTCGCTGCGCGCGGGTTTCGAGGCGGTCGGCGCGTCGTTTCACATGAACTGGCAGATGTTCGACGCCAGCGCCAAGTCCCGCGTGATGATCCTGGTGTCGAAGTTCGGACACTGCCTCAACGACCTGCTGTTCCGGTACCGGATCGGAGCGCTGCCGATCGAGATCCCGGTGATCGTGTCCAACCACGAGGACTTCCGGTCGCTCGCCGAGTCGTACGGCATCCCGTACTGCTACCTGCCGGTCACCAAGGAGACCAAGGCCGAGCAGGAGGCCCGGATCTGGGAGCTGGTCGAGGAACACCGGATCGACCTGGTCGTGCTGGCCCGGTACATGCAGATCCTTTCCGACGACCTGTGCAAGAAGCTCGAGGGCCGGGCGATCAACATCCACCACTCGTTCCTGCCGAGCTTCAAGGGCGCCAAGCCCTACCACCAGGCCCACGCGCGCGGCGTGAAGCTCATCGGTGCGACCGCCCACTACGTGACCGCCGACCTGGACGAAGGTCCGATCATCGAGCAGGAGGTCGCACGGGTCGACCACTCGCACTCGCCTGACCAGCTCGTCGCCGTCGGCCGCGACATCGAGTGCCAGGTGCTCGCCCGCGCCGTGAAGTGGCATGTCGAGCACCGGGTGCTGCTCAACGGTCACCGCACGGTGGTGTTCGCGTAA
- a CDS encoding DUF6191 domain-containing protein, which yields MAWVVVVLGAVAVVLAADWVWGVALARGWVRPRDRRQRGAAAVTLEELQALLGPGKRHELEQRRVELVLRDDEHATGPPGTVVDLERGTAVVKLPRRHG from the coding sequence ATGGCATGGGTGGTGGTCGTCTTGGGCGCGGTCGCCGTGGTGCTGGCCGCGGACTGGGTATGGGGCGTCGCCCTGGCCCGCGGCTGGGTGCGCCCGCGCGACCGCCGGCAGCGCGGCGCCGCCGCCGTGACCCTGGAGGAGCTGCAGGCGCTCCTCGGGCCGGGTAAGCGGCACGAGCTGGAGCAGCGGCGCGTCGAACTGGTGCTCCGCGACGACGAGCACGCGACCGGGCCGCCCGGCACTGTCGTGGACCTGGAGCGGGGCACGGCGGTGGTCAAGCTTCCGCGCAGGCACGGCTGA
- a CDS encoding phytoene desaturase family protein, with protein MYDAVVIGAGHNGLVAANLLASSGWSVLVLEAADEPGGAVRSAEVMRPGFVTDLFSAFYPMGAASPVLRWLQLERYGLRWRHAPAVLAHPLEDGRCALLSRDIDRTAESLAEFAPGDGRTWRRLYGEWQRIGPTLIEALFRPFPPLGPGVKLLRALGAADALRFARFAVMSVRRYGEEEFDGEGGRLLLTGNAMHTDLPPEGAGSAVFGWLLTMVGQQFGYPVPEGGSGRLTDALVRRLRGYGGELACGRRVVKVLVRGGRAVGVRTADGTEIGARYAVLAAVAAPILYRDLVEPAYLPARLLGDLDRFQWDSPTLKLNWALSGPIPWKAEDARLAGTVHLGGDRAALTDYAADLACGRLPRTPFVIFGQMTTADPTRSPAGTESAWAYTHLPRRPLSAEELAAQVTAVEELVERYAPGFRDLVLDRLVQTPSELEAADANLVAGAVNGGTASLHQQLVFRPVPGLGRPETPLPGLYLAGASAHPGGGVHGACGANAAHAALRARRSRYVSLGIHRAQRYLNRT; from the coding sequence TTGTACGACGCGGTGGTCATCGGCGCCGGCCACAACGGCCTGGTCGCCGCGAACCTGCTCGCCAGCTCCGGGTGGTCCGTGCTGGTGCTGGAGGCCGCGGACGAGCCGGGCGGTGCGGTGCGCAGCGCCGAGGTGATGCGGCCGGGGTTCGTGACCGACCTGTTCAGCGCGTTCTACCCGATGGGCGCGGCGTCGCCGGTCCTGCGCTGGCTCCAGTTGGAGCGCTACGGCCTGCGATGGCGACACGCGCCCGCCGTGCTCGCCCACCCGCTGGAGGACGGCCGGTGCGCGCTGCTGTCCCGCGACATCGACCGGACCGCCGAGTCGCTGGCGGAGTTCGCGCCCGGGGACGGCCGGACGTGGCGCCGCCTGTACGGGGAGTGGCAGCGGATCGGCCCAACCCTGATCGAGGCGCTGTTCCGGCCGTTCCCGCCGCTCGGGCCGGGGGTGAAGCTGCTGCGTGCCCTCGGCGCGGCTGACGCGCTGCGGTTCGCGCGGTTCGCGGTCATGTCGGTCCGGCGGTATGGCGAGGAGGAGTTCGACGGCGAAGGCGGGCGGTTGCTGCTCACCGGCAACGCCATGCACACCGACCTGCCGCCGGAGGGCGCGGGCAGCGCGGTGTTCGGCTGGCTGCTCACGATGGTCGGCCAGCAGTTCGGGTACCCGGTGCCGGAGGGCGGCTCCGGTCGGCTCACCGACGCGCTGGTCCGCCGGCTGCGCGGGTACGGCGGTGAGCTGGCCTGCGGCAGGCGGGTCGTCAAGGTGCTCGTCCGTGGCGGCCGGGCGGTCGGGGTCCGCACGGCCGACGGTACCGAGATCGGCGCCCGGTACGCCGTGCTCGCCGCCGTGGCCGCGCCCATCCTGTACCGCGACCTGGTCGAGCCCGCCTACCTGCCGGCGCGGCTGCTGGGCGACCTGGACCGCTTCCAGTGGGACTCCCCCACGCTCAAGCTCAACTGGGCGCTGTCCGGTCCGATCCCGTGGAAGGCCGAGGACGCCCGGCTGGCCGGCACCGTGCACCTGGGCGGGGACCGCGCGGCGCTCACCGACTACGCGGCCGACCTGGCCTGCGGCCGTCTGCCACGCACCCCGTTCGTGATCTTCGGCCAGATGACGACGGCCGATCCGACCCGTTCCCCCGCCGGCACCGAGTCAGCCTGGGCGTACACCCACCTGCCGCGCCGGCCGCTGTCGGCCGAAGAGTTGGCCGCGCAGGTGACCGCCGTGGAGGAACTGGTCGAGCGATACGCGCCGGGTTTCCGCGACCTAGTGCTGGACCGGCTCGTCCAGACACCGTCCGAGCTGGAGGCCGCTGACGCCAACCTGGTGGCCGGTGCGGTCAACGGCGGCACCGCGAGCCTGCACCAGCAACTGGTGTTCCGCCCGGTGCCGGGCCTCGGCCGCCCGGAGACGCCGCTCCCCGGCCTGTACCTGGCCGGTGCGTCCGCGCACCCGGGCGGCGGTGTCCACGGCGCGTGCGGAGCGAACGCCGCTCATGCCGCCCTGCGGGCCCGGCGCTCGCGGTACGTGAGCCTCGGCATCCACCGGGCCCAGCGGTACCTGAACCGCACGTGA
- a CDS encoding uroporphyrinogen-III synthase, whose product MDAEQDRYLIAAGGRRCGGVADLPEPLVGFTVGVTADRRREELVTLLRRRGARVIEAPTLRIVPLEDDTELRAATERCLAGPLHYVVATTGVGWRRWMQGADAWGLGERLRDACRRAVLVSRGPKAVGAVRSYGLREAWSPPSEASDELLAWLLEHDLAGRRVAIQEHGTPAHELADALREHGAEVIRVPVYSWAPPPDPRAVRRLVEGVVRRETHAVTFTSAPGVTALLDAAERMGLGEELLAAFRGDVRAICIGPVCARPLVAENVPTVWPDRGRLGSLVRTVVEDLIARGRYELQTAGETYLVQGDAVIAGDDTRWLSPPAAAVLRALLAGGGVTPGELLARLPAGVVAGEAGIREALARLRAALGPYAGLVSELPDGGCRLAADRIRSPERALAG is encoded by the coding sequence ACCGGCGGCGGGAGGAGCTCGTGACGTTGCTGCGTCGCCGGGGGGCGCGGGTGATCGAGGCGCCGACGTTGCGGATCGTGCCGCTGGAGGACGACACAGAGCTGCGGGCGGCGACCGAGCGATGCCTGGCCGGGCCGTTGCACTACGTGGTGGCGACGACTGGGGTGGGCTGGCGGCGGTGGATGCAAGGCGCTGACGCCTGGGGGCTCGGCGAGCGACTGCGGGACGCGTGCCGGCGGGCCGTGCTCGTCAGCCGCGGGCCCAAGGCGGTGGGCGCGGTCCGGTCGTACGGGCTGCGCGAGGCATGGTCGCCGCCCTCGGAGGCGAGCGACGAGCTGCTGGCCTGGCTCCTGGAGCACGACCTGGCCGGGCGGCGGGTCGCGATCCAGGAGCACGGCACCCCGGCGCACGAGCTGGCCGACGCGTTGCGGGAGCACGGGGCGGAGGTGATCCGGGTACCGGTGTACTCGTGGGCGCCGCCCCCCGATCCGCGGGCGGTGCGACGCCTGGTGGAGGGCGTGGTCCGGCGCGAGACGCACGCGGTCACGTTCACCAGCGCGCCGGGCGTCACGGCGCTGCTGGACGCGGCCGAGCGGATGGGGCTGGGCGAGGAGCTGCTGGCGGCTTTCCGCGGTGATGTGCGCGCGATCTGCATCGGGCCGGTGTGCGCCCGGCCGCTGGTGGCGGAGAACGTGCCCACGGTCTGGCCGGACCGGGGCCGGCTCGGCTCGCTGGTCCGCACCGTGGTGGAGGACCTGATCGCGCGCGGACGGTACGAGCTGCAAACCGCGGGTGAGACGTACCTGGTGCAGGGCGACGCCGTGATAGCGGGGGACGACACCCGGTGGCTGTCCCCGCCGGCCGCGGCCGTGCTGCGGGCGCTGCTCGCGGGCGGTGGCGTCACCCCGGGCGAACTGTTGGCCCGGTTGCCGGCCGGCGTGGTCGCGGGCGAGGCCGGGATACGGGAGGCGCTGGCCCGGCTGCGGGCCGCGCTCGGGCCGTACGCGGGGCTGGTGTCGGAGCTGCCGGACGGCGGCTGCCGGCTCGCGGCCGACCGGATCCGGTCACCGGAGCGTGCGCTCGCGGGTTAG